Genomic window (Acinonyx jubatus isolate Ajub_Pintada_27869175 chromosome B1, VMU_Ajub_asm_v1.0, whole genome shotgun sequence):
ggcagagagaggcatGCACACAGAAACCAGAGCAGCTCCAGGCTATCTGAGCTGTCAACAAGCTCCGGACACAGGCTTGAAAgtctcaaccctgagatcatgagctgactGAATCAAAGTCTGAAACCGCTGagacacccacgtgccccaggagAACCCTTCATgtagagaagaagggagggttGGTAGAGTAGGAGTGGGTGGGCTACATTGAAAACGGGCGTTATTGGAGGGCCCCTGTGGGGTTTAGCAGTGGGTGTGTTTCATGTAAGTTGGACGAAGCCTAAGTTCCaccctgaaaccaagactacactccCTGTTGAActgaatttgattttaaatttggaaaatggaggtgggactgggtggctcagtcaggtagagtgtccaacttcagctcaggtcatgatctcatggttcgtgggtttgagccccacgttggtctctgtgctgacagctcagagcctggagctgctttggggtactgtgtctctctctctctccccctcccatgctcacactctgtctctgttttgtgtgtgtgtccctctctgtttatttaaacattttacttcatgtttaaaacatgaaaacaacagaccaataaattttaaaagtagatagGAAAAAGATTTTTCCTCTATCGCTCTGATATTGAATCAATCCAGAATTCAAATATGAATTTGCTGTTAACAAAAATCACATACTGACATTAGTTCCCACTGCGTGTTGAGTGTATGTTTAATGCAGACTGAAACAACAACTACGACAAcaacgacgacgacgacgacgacgacgacagCCAACAACAGCTATTAACCTGTCAGTGCCATTGGCAAACGACCAGAGATCTCCTATATGGCCCCCCTCCCCTAGGGGGAATTGAAGGATCATGCACTAATTCCCATTCAACAGTGTATTTAGTGAGTCTCGCTCCTAAGAAATACAGGTGTGACTGAGAGCATCCATCCATACCCTGACCTGAAATACCACATTGTTGCCTCGGTGTCCACTTGAGACTGTTTTTCTGAGGTGTACAACCGAGGACCAAGATTGCAATGCAACTGAGCAGAAATCCCTGAGCCTCCTCCCTTGTGGAGGAGATTGTCCGATGGGGGGATGGTGGTCAACTCTGCGGAACAAGGTAGAGCTGCTTGGCGGCTCAGCAAGAAGCGGTGGAAGAAGGTTCCTTTCGCCCGTTTGCTCTGCAGCCTCATGGGAGGGGGATTGTTAAGGGAACCTCATCTAACGAACATGGGCCAGGAAGGCTCCACCCACCCGTGTCCAGAGACATGAGCATTTATTTGCTCCTTGCCATTTCCAGGCAAATAGCCAATGTTCACATGAACATGTGGAgactttacaaaatatattatgtatacaagGAAACACTTTGCACAGTTATGAATTCGtgtttccttctgctcctctccttccgACACAAGACATTCCTGAAAAGGCTGTCTGCTCCCACGTAGAGCTAGAGTTCTTCCAGTTTCCTGGTCATTTGCCACTCCTCCGTGTGGAAGCCCTGAGATTGTTTCAAACTCCTTCCCCTGCCGGTGCATGTTTGGATATCACCGAGAGTCCCCACACGCACATGTTTGGGCACATGTACTTTACCAATACACAGGGAGTAGGGAATGGGATGATGGGACCGTGAGTCCCAGGCATTTTCACAGGGACTCCCGGTGCTCTGCCTTGTTTCCACCTTCATGCCTCATTGGCCACTTCCTCTGACCCTTTCAGGCTCTGAGAGTGCCCAATGATCCTCGGTGCTGATGGAGGGGAGAAACCTTCCAAATAAATACCCAGCATAATCCACACCTCTCCAATAACATCATTACAGCCAGCCAGCCTTAAAGCTCAGGATTCTCCAGGTCAACTGGAACGCCATACCCCATGAATACAGCCAGATTCATGGTCCCTCCACATGTCCCGATCACACCCACCTACAACACACAAAATGTGGCCTACAAGGGactgtgagtgagtgagtgagtagtGAGTGAGGGCGGGTGAGTGTGCACGTGGGCAGGCGTGTATCTCAAAGCCCGTAGTGGGATCCCTGCACTGCTTCCTGAGACCTCTGTcccttcttgttcttcctcttgGTAGCTCTGGCTCTGCCGGTGAGACAAGGGACTTGGTGAATGGCCGTTGCCCTCTGAGGGGGGATGTCCCTGGCTGAACTGTTGAGCCGGTAGATGCTTGGTTCACGGTGATCCTTTCCCATCTCATCTCTGTATTTGGACTGGTGAATTAGGACTGCGTCGGGGGGAAGAGCAAATTCTAGTTTCCTGAGGTTGAATTCAGACTTGGGACGGTGGCTTTCTTGGAGGAATCTCCACTGGTCTAACGTGGTTGCTGGCAGTGGTGTCTCTTCCACGTGATCCTCCAATTGTGGCACCTCGATGTTGGGGTCGGTTTCAGGCCCCCCTTGGGCCGCAGCCGTGCCTGCGTGGTCAGCCTGGAGGCATGTGGAttccccagcacctggctcaCTCGCACGCTCTCTTTCCAATTCACTCTTCTGGATGTAAAAGAGGACATAGGCGTGTTGGCTCAGGGCAGACGTCGCATCACTGGCGGTCACCTTCGCATCGTCCATTTTGTACCACTGGCCGTTCCCAGCTTTGATGTAACAGAAGTAATGTCCGCTGTGACAATTCCAGCCCGCGTGCACCAGCACGGCATAGAGCACATAAGTCAGCGACCCCCCGTCCTGCCCAGACGCGTAGCGTCGCATGTCAAGGCGCTCAGGGTATTGCACTTCCTTAGCCAGTTTGCTGCCCGTGAAATGGCAGAATCGTTTCAATACCAGCATCAGGACCTTGGAGCAAGTGTGCAAAGTCAACGTCTTGGAAGCAGGTACCTTGTCGAGACAAGTACTACAACGATAGGCATTTTCACCATCCAACTGTTCGGGCTTCACCAAGTGTTGCAAAGCTTGGCTCACACTCTGAGCTGCCCTGATATCCAGGCTAATGTCCAGGTAAGGGTCCAAAGTGCTGGAGACACCCTGGCAGTGGAGACACTGGATTTGAGACCTCCAGTACCCCCCAAAGATTTGCCGGATGAGGGTGGCGTCCTGAGCCTGAGGCTCTGAAGGCTTGTCCTCACGCAAACACGCTTGCTGCATAGCATCCAGAGTGAACATCAGAAACTCATGGGCATcctcctgcctgtgtgtgtggaaGGCAGCGAGCAGTTTTGGCGGAGGCCGGATCACGTCTCCCGGACGGCAGAGGGCCCGGGTCACGTGAGCCTGCAGAGCACACAGCACGCAGAATGGCTGCCTCCCACAGCTTCGGGAGTGCTCCTGGGACAGCATGTAGCTGGCGAGGGGTGGTGTGTACGTCAGACACTGCAGGGCCGCATTCGCATAGCACGTGTTCCCCAGGTTCTGCAGGCCAGCCCCAACCACAGAAGGTCTCCTCCAACTCACAGGTTTCTTTGCGGGGGGCAGACCCGTCGACGTGGGAGCCCAACCGGTAGGCAGGTCGCAGGGTGTGTGCGATGACGGTGACGGCTTCTCAGGCAGAGTGGGTCCTCCGTGGCCTTCAGCACCACCCGTTTTTGATCCGCAAGGTTTGAGGTTTGGAAAGACATGGAACTGAGACTCCTCTCGGCAGTGGGAAGAGGGCGTCTCCATGTCTCCTGAAACGTGGAGCCTCACGTTGCAGAGCGATGCTTCTCTCAGGAGGCCAGTCTCAGAATGATGGCTGTGGCCCTCTCCTCAGCCCTCGTAAAGCTCGCCCCACCCACCTGACTAGGACCACGTCATCCAATCAGCTACCAGCTGGAGTTGGACGAAGGGTCTTAGGGTGTGGCCACTCTTCTGCAGACAGACCACTCAGCCcagccttcctcctgcccctgcctcctcaAGAGGCACACACACGTCTCACCACTTTCTCCACCTCCCTCATTTCCATTGCTCCCTCTCTGGACAGACGGACTTGAGCATTTCCAACCTAGAGGAAATCCTTCTTTGAGTATCCACTTTGCTCTTAGATAACACAAAGTGTCGGGGAATGACGGCCATGAATTTTTTAGGCCATGGAAATCATTTTACCAATTGAGCTCTGGTATCATGTAGGAGCACCTCCTGTCCGTCAGCCAGAATGTATGTGACACCAGCAAATTATTCTGGAATGATTACTGTCCATGGATTTGATTCTAAAACTCCTGAACTGTCTCCACGGGATCTGTGTCTACAACTATCATGAAGGTCCTTTGCAACATGTCTGTCTACCAAGGGGTGGCCGAGAAATTGTCCCAAGAAATACCCTTTGCCTGGTTTCGGGCTTTGTAAATGCTTTCTTCATCTTGTAGCTCCCTTCCCAATAGGAGAACAAATCCTAAACCCATCATTTGCCAAATTGTCCCTGGTATTACTAGCAAATCACATAGCAAGGTAGGTATAGGTTCCCGTGGTTCAGGACATGTTGGTTGTGGGTTTGTGACATTTATAGACGGTTTGACATTGGAATTTAGACATGCGTGGACCAATGTCCCCTCGTGGAAACTGTGGCTTTAGGGTGTCAGTATCTCTAGACCAGATTTCAGAACTGACCAGGTCTACTGACATTGTGCTTTCTTctctaatgtttgtttgtttttcacttttaacattttaattgatttattttgagagagagagagacagagagagacagagagcgagagagagcgctcaTGTGgacaagccagggagagacagagagagagggagagaggatcctcAATGAAACAGTCACCTCCTCGGGGTCACCAACTAGGAGGAAAAGGCTGCGAGCACGTGAGGTGTCTCACTGCCAAACACACTCatgtgaggggaaggaaaggggcaaGGGGTCAAGGAGGACACCCAATGGGATGCACAAAAGGAGTCTTCAGACTCTTGTGACCACAGCCTCAAGACACGGCCCTCTCCCTGCCTGgtgccctccagccccacccacgGCTTCCGTCAGCCTCTGCCTGGCCTCACTGCATGGGACCGGACCACGGCCCCACCCTTACCCGCAGCATCCTTACCCCTGCCACACCCATGCCCACACCTCATCCCAATGCTCTCCGCCCTCAGTTGGCCCGGCCTCACGTCCAGGCCGTCGCTCCACGGGGCCAGCCTGGCGCCTGCCACTCTCAGGACCACACCCCAAGGAGAATCTACCAGagagtgggcagaggaggggggcgAGCGAGGCCAGGGCACAAGCACACCTTTCCCTGTTCTTCAAATGTCCGTTGGCAGGCGCCAAGTTTGGACCTGTTTCTGCAAGGAATCATCTCTCCCTTTGGTTGTCATCTCCTCCTAGAAAACCGGTTGTGTTTTCACTGGACGGTGTTAGATGGTAGGAACTCTCACGTGACTGGTCTGAGCAAAGCAAGTTGCCCTATTTAACGTAGTGACTTGAGCCAGTCCATTCCAGACCTTCCTGGAGCATAAAGCTGACCCCTGTCCCAAGACGAGACACCTGCTCCTGTCTGAGTGCCTGGCCCCGACAAGTCCATTCTCCCCGGGTCTGGAGCCTGCCCGTCTTCAGACTCCACGAACACCCCCTTGCTTCTGGAGCCTCAGCCCCGGCCACCTGCCACGTGGGCAAAGAGGCCTGCAGAATTGCTTCCAAAGAACCCTTTGACCACCtaattctctgtcctctctcatcAATCGCTCATCACTCTATGTGTCTATCTCCTAACTCTCgtgtctccttccccctctctagTATCTATCTGTGGAATGTCTTTCTCATCCTTTCCTTTGTATCTCTTCTATGCCACCCTCCTTGACGTGACTTGTGAATGAAAATGCCTTTGAGAGACATGTGGACAGCAGCCCCTAATGCTGATTGATTTCCCACGCACATGTTCTTTCAGTTCATGGGTTTTTAtgttgacagacagagagagacagacagagagagagagacagagagagagagggagggagggagggagggagggagggagggagagagaatgtgggggagggttagagagaaaaggagagaggcaaTCCCGAGGAGGGAGGGAAACTCAAAGTTCAATctccccaaccctgagatcatgacgtgagccgccGCCTCCAGGTCAGACActtctctgactgagccacccaggcatcccgaccCTCATCGGTTTCGAATTCACCTCTAGCATTGTCTTGTTCCCAGGACACTTGGAGAGACTTTATCttgaaaggggaagagaggttAACCCGTGTTTCTTTGCTGCTTCTGAATACTTAGTTGTTCCCCACTAGGTGAGGATCCAAGTCCCAAGTGCACTTGGGAACCAATGCAGGATTCTACTCTAAGTGACGGGAAACTACAGTgtgcacacaaaaaagaaaaccatgcacATTCGGTCGTGTCTGAGCAAATTTTATTAGCTGTGGTAACACTACACACAACGTTGCActatcagggaaaaacaaaaatgcagacaGCATGTAAAATATTCCCCGATATGATCTGCAGAAAAACGATATCAGTGAACTGTTCTAAAACAAAAGATTGCCTCCACTTGCCCAGCCCAGACTGGAATCATTCCTCCGGTGTCCCCAAATTGAGACATTCGCAAACCCACTACACATTCATTTCACAGATCCTTAACTTTACATTCGAGTGGACGACCTCTTGCTCTCCTGGCTGGATTTCTCATAGAATCTATTGAAACGAAAGAAACGAGACCTTGTTGATTGAGACGGAGCAGGTGAACCAGAAGGTGTAGATGCATAAAGGAAAAGTGCGCCATGAGCGTCTGCACGTGGGCGCTCAACCCACTCCCCGCCCCAAGCAGGACACCAAACACGGTGTGGACGCAAGTTTTTGTCCTTGCAGGTCTTTGGGGGAGTTGCTGCGTTAGCAAAAATAGGTCACGGCCCTGCCTTGCCCGCCGCGCCGCAGTCACCTGCTCGGGGTCACAAGAGCCAGAGGACGAGTGTCCGAGGACATGAGGTGTCTCACTCGCGGTCGCTCTCCTCCGAGGACGAGGAAAGCTGCAGGTCATCGTGGAGGATGCTCCGGGAGACAGGCACACAGCCTCCCTCAGACTGGTGTGTGACGGGCGGGCCCTGGCCAGGGGGGACTGGCCTCTCGGGAGGTGGCAGACAGGGAGCTGCTATGAACCTGGAGCTCCAGCCGCCTTTGTCCAGGCGGCTGAAGACCATTCGCAGGGGCTGGCCGGGTGCCTGCGGACAGGGCGGACACGGGGGCAAGGTGCACGCCTGGAGAGTGTCCAGGTGAGGTTGGGGGCGTGGAGGCTGGAGGCCCCTGCTTTGCACCGAGGCAGGTGTCTTCCTGGTCAGCTGGGCTGCCCCCGTGGGACCACATGCACTTCTCCTTGCTGGACGACACAGACTCTGGCGCAGCCCCACGTGGGTGCTCCCTGTGCTCTTGTGGGGTGGCTGGAAGGGGCTGCAACGTGGTTTCTTTCGGGGGTTCTGGCACGTGTCGTCGGGGAGCGGGGCCCATCTCTTGCCTGGTGTCTGGATGTGGGGCTGGGGACTCGGAGCCAAACGGGCTGGAGGAGGATCAGGGCTCACCTCAGGACGCTTGGCTGGTGCCTGGGCGTGGCCAATGCCACGCGCCTTGGAGACAGCCCTGGAAGCTTCCAGGGAGGCACATCGGGGCCGGTGTTGTCTCAGCTGGACACCGAGGCCTGGATCCCGGGCAGAGCGTTGGTGTGCCGGGGCAGGCGGGGCAGGCGGGGCTGGGGTCCCCACTTGCTGGGCATCCTGTCGGCCAGCAGGCGGGAGGGTGCTCGCCGCAGGTCTCCCGAGAGGAGCAGCCGACGGGGACAGCTGTGTCGTGTCAGGCGTCCCGCTAGGAGGCTCAGCCGGGACGTGCGGCGCCAGCACGGACACCCTCTTGGTGGTGTACACGGGCATCGGCCTGTGCGGATGCTGTGggaacacacaacacacagacaACGGCCATcagtccttcctccccaccaagGACACATGCACGACAagcacagcaaagaaacagacAGAAACGCAAACAACCGGGAGAGACGGGAAAGGATTGTACTGACAGAGGACAAGGGCCTCCAGCTCCGCGTCGATCGGGAAGAAACACTGGGCAGTAGCCCCTTGATGCTTGGATTCCACGGGAGCGACGGACCAGAAAGGTTGTGCATCGTGCCTGCCTCCCGAAGTGGACAAGCACGTCCATTTAGGCTTCTAGGGAAAGGACAGGCGTCCTGCAGGTGGAGGTtcgccggtgggggggggggggaggggggggcgctaCTGAGTTTGGATGGCCAATGGGGCGGGTGTATGTGTCACCAGGGAAAGATGCCTGTGCCTCCCAAGAGGCCTAGGTGTGGGCACAGCGTCCCGAAGTTATGTTGGCACGCCCACCCGGCACCCGGTTAGCACACATGCAAGGAATCCTGCCGGATCATGGACACCCAGCAAACGTGGCTGGAAAGGACCCGCACGGAAATCCCAATGTTGAGAATCGGGGCGGACCCCCTTCCTCAGCCAGGAGGGCCGGGAAGCCCGTCACATCCCCGTCCCCAGGAGAGAACGAGAGCAGGGACGGGGGACACTCACCCTCACGTAGTCACAGGATTCTGTGGAGTCCCTCCAGGCCCGCTGCTGCCTTCCAGGGCCTATCCTGGGGAATCTCTGCAGCAGCGCCTTCCTCTGCTGGGCTTCTCGCCTGCACGACCAAGAACGGGAAGGTGAAGGAGCGGCATCTCGTGTCTTCACCTGGGGAGCGAGCGATGGGGCTTGGGCAAGATCTCCTTTCTTCATCTGCCCTCCTGGCTCCCACTCCAGCGAGCCGTCCAGGTTGGCCCAAGACGTCCTTGCGTTGAGAGCCGTGTGCGCCACTGCCTGTCATCTGCCGCCTCCCCCTGTCTCCCTACCGCAGGACACACAGCCTCAGGGACTCCCCCAGAGCAGCTCAATAGGCTCGTGAGGtcccctggggggcggggagctcctttctctgcctcccccacccctgtgtgTGTCTGAAGACGACACAGCACCCAGTGTCCGGGTACAGAGACACAGCGACCTGAGCTGCCAGGCCACGGGCAGGCCGGAGCCGGCCGCATCCTCACCTTTGTCCCTCTTCCATGTCCCTCGCAGCCTGGTTGAAGGGCCCGGGCTTGTGCTGGTCCTGCTGCTGGCGTGGTTCCACATTCTCCTTCGGCTTCCTGGGGACAAAGGCCTGGGGGGCCAGGCACCCGTCCCAGcgcttcatggggcacctggtgctGGATGCGTTGTGCCCAAAGGCTCCGCAGTCCTTACACTTGAGCTGCGGACCAAGGAGGAGGGGCTCAGTGAATCAGCACCAATCACAGTCCAACTGCAAAGGACATGACAAGGACACACTCGGGGAGCAGAGGACTGGTGTGGGTGGGCCAGGGCACATCGTGGACGGCTCGGGAGGTGCCAGGAGATGGAAGTTCCTAGGATTCTACCCAAGCCTCTGTGAGGGACGGACCGCGAGTTGGGATTGCAGGTCTCGGGCCGCGTAGAATGAGCCCCACGCCACGATGGGGACAGACACCAGGCTGGACGTGACCCTACGGCCGAGGGAGCTTATCCCAATGGGCAGGCTGCTGAGATGCCAAGGCAGGCCACCGTGGGCCAGGAAAGGACGACCGACTTCCGGACACAGAGTCTTCATTCCCTCCTCATGTGCGATCCCCGGCTTCAGAGGcatggctccccc
Coding sequences:
- the LOC128314303 gene encoding ubiquitin carboxyl-terminal hydrolase 17-like protein 6 produces the protein METPSSHCREESQFHVFPNLKPCGSKTGGAEGHGGPTLPEKPSPSSHTPCDLPTGWAPTSTGLPPAKKPVSWRRPSVVGAGLQNLGNTCYANAALQCLTYTPPLASYMLSQEHSRSCGRQPFCVLCALQAHVTRALCRPGDVIRPPPKLLAAFHTHRQEDAHEFLMFTLDAMQQACLREDKPSEPQAQDATLIRQIFGGYWRSQIQCLHCQGVSSTLDPYLDISLDIRAAQSVSQALQHLVKPEQLDGENAYRCSTCLDKVPASKTLTLHTCSKVLMLVLKRFCHFTGSKLAKEVQYPERLDMRRYASGQDGGSLTYVLYAVLVHAGWNCHSGHYFCYIKAGNGQWYKMDDAKVTASDATSALSQHAYVLFYIQKSELERERASEPGAGESTCLQADHAGTAAAQGGPETDPNIEVPQLEDHVEETPLPATTLDQWRFLQESHRPKSEFNLRKLEFALPPDAVLIHQSKYRDEMGKDHREPSIYRLNSSARDIPPQRATAIHQVPCLTGRARATKRKNKKGQRSQEAVQGSHYGL
- the LOC113597179 gene encoding putative protein FAM90A24P; its protein translation is MAGGHTQHAPSRPLKAPNGKRQRRAPMAPRVPRLEDEDPRLKCKDCGAFGHNASSTRCPMKRWDGCLAPQAFVPRKPKENVEPRQQQDQHKPGPFNQAARDMEEGQSSGRCVSAVAHTALNARTSWANLDGSLEWEPGGQMKKGDLAQAPSLAPQVKTRDAAPSPSRSWSCRREAQQRKALLQRFPRIGPGRQQRAWRDSTESCDYVRHPHRPMPVYTTKRVSVLAPHVPAEPPSGTPDTTQLSPSAAPLGRPAASTLPPAGRQDAQQVGTPAPPAPPAPAHQRSARDPGLGVQLRQHRPRCASLEASRAVSKARGIGHAQAPAKRPEVSPDPPPARLAPSPQPHIQTPGKRWAPLPDDTCQNPRKKPRCSPFQPPHKSTGSTHVGLRQSLCRPARRSACGPTGAAQLTRKTPASVQSRGLQPPRPQPHLDTLQACTLPPCPPCPQAPGQPLRMVFSRLDKGGWSSRFIAAPCLPPPERPVPPGQGPPVTHQSEGGCVPVSRSILHDDLQLSSSSEESDRE